The proteins below are encoded in one region of Aphelocoma coerulescens isolate FSJ_1873_10779 chromosome 4, UR_Acoe_1.0, whole genome shotgun sequence:
- the HELT gene encoding hairy and enhancer of split-related protein HELT isoform X2: MASKLKERRRTPVSHKVIEKRRRDRINRCLTELGKTVPMALAKQSSGKLEKAEILEMTVQYLRALHSADFPRGREKAELLSEFANYFHYGYHECMKNLVHYLTTVERMETKDTKYARILAFLQSKARFVTEPLFTSLGSLPEPDFSYQLHPGPECPGHVHSPAEGVLQPPSGGPFPWHGAARSPSLPYHLPSAAVPLASPGQQRSTFLSSVQGLDRHYLNLLGHSHPNAFGLPPGQHPSML; this comes from the exons ATGGCCTCCAAGCTCAAGGAGCGGAGG AGGACGCCGGTTTCCCACAAAGTGATTGAGAAGCGGAGGAGGGACCGCATCAACCGCTGCCTCACCGAGCTGGGGAAGACAGTGCCCATGGCTCTGGCCAAGCAG AGTTCGGGGAAACTGGAGAAAGCGGAGATCCTGGAGATGACGGTGCAATACCTGCGGGCCCTGCACTCGGCGGACTTTCCCCGCGGCCGGGAGAAGG cagagctgctctccgaGTTCGCCAATTACTTCCACTATGGTTATCACGAATGCATGAAGAACCTGGTCCACTACCTGACGACGGTGGAGAGGATGGAGACCAAAGACACCAAGTACGCCCGCATCCTGGCCTTTCTCCAGTCCAAAGCGCGCTTCGTCACTGAGCCTCTCTtcacctccctgggctccctccCGGAGCCGGACTTTTCCTACCAACTGCATCCTGGgcccgagtgccccgggcacgTCCACAGTCCCGCCGAGGGCGTGCTCCAGCCGCCCTCGGGGGGGCCATTCCCCTGGCAcggcgccgcccgcagcccctccctgccctACCACCTGCCCAGCGCCGCCGTACCCCTCGCCAGCCCCGGCCAGCAGCGCAGCACCTTCCTCTCATCCGTGCAGGGGCTGGACCGCCACTACCTCAACCTCCTCGGCCATTCCCACCCCAACGCCTTCGGGCTGCCCCCGGGCCAGCACCCCTCCATGCTATAG
- the HELT gene encoding hairy and enhancer of split-related protein HELT isoform X1, producing the protein MASKLKERRRTPVSHKVIEKRRRDRINRCLTELGKTVPMALAKQSSGKLEKAEILEMTVQYLRALHSADFPRGREKELLSEFANYFHYGYHECMKNLVHYLTTVERMETKDTKYARILAFLQSKARFVTEPLFTSLGSLPEPDFSYQLHPGPECPGHVHSPAEGVLQPPSGGPFPWHGAARSPSLPYHLPSAAVPLASPGQQRSTFLSSVQGLDRHYLNLLGHSHPNAFGLPPGQHPSML; encoded by the exons ATGGCCTCCAAGCTCAAGGAGCGGAGG AGGACGCCGGTTTCCCACAAAGTGATTGAGAAGCGGAGGAGGGACCGCATCAACCGCTGCCTCACCGAGCTGGGGAAGACAGTGCCCATGGCTCTGGCCAAGCAG AGTTCGGGGAAACTGGAGAAAGCGGAGATCCTGGAGATGACGGTGCAATACCTGCGGGCCCTGCACTCGGCGGACTTTCCCCGCGGCCGGGAGAAGG agctgctctccgaGTTCGCCAATTACTTCCACTATGGTTATCACGAATGCATGAAGAACCTGGTCCACTACCTGACGACGGTGGAGAGGATGGAGACCAAAGACACCAAGTACGCCCGCATCCTGGCCTTTCTCCAGTCCAAAGCGCGCTTCGTCACTGAGCCTCTCTtcacctccctgggctccctccCGGAGCCGGACTTTTCCTACCAACTGCATCCTGGgcccgagtgccccgggcacgTCCACAGTCCCGCCGAGGGCGTGCTCCAGCCGCCCTCGGGGGGGCCATTCCCCTGGCAcggcgccgcccgcagcccctccctgccctACCACCTGCCCAGCGCCGCCGTACCCCTCGCCAGCCCCGGCCAGCAGCGCAGCACCTTCCTCTCATCCGTGCAGGGGCTGGACCGCCACTACCTCAACCTCCTCGGCCATTCCCACCCCAACGCCTTCGGGCTGCCCCCGGGCCAGCACCCCTCCATGCTATAG